The DNA sequence CCACTCTGTTTCCGATCGCATCCGGCCGCTAAGCCGGGTACTTCACCCTGGACTTGCAGTCCGGGCGAGACCGGACCCGGACACCTGAACGGTGACGCGGGTGGGAGCGGGGCTCCACTTGCCGCCCCCGATCACTCGGAAGCTGGTCGCAGGTGGAAGAGTACCAGACGTGTCTGATCAACCCTCCGAACAGCCCCCCTATTCCCCCGAAGCGCGCCACCTCGAGGACATCCCCAGCGTGGAGGTGATCAGCCGCGCGGCCGTCATGCTGCTGTCAGCCGGCGCCGAACGCCTCGGTCTCGCCGACGCCGACCCGGCGACGTCCCCACACCGCGACCTCGACGAGGCGCGCCGCCTGATCACCGCGCTGGCCGGCCTCATCACGGCGTCCGCCGAGTACCTCGGCCTGCACGCCGGCCCGTTGCGCGACGGCCTGCAGTCCCTCCAGAAGGCCTTCCGCGAAGCCTCGGCTGTGCCCGACGCCCCCGGTCAGGGGCCCGGCGAAAAGTACACCGGCCCCGTCTACTGACACAGATCCCCGGGCGGCCCCCGCCCAACCCAGCCCCCGCCCTCTCCGGGGGGCGTCCCCAGTCCAGTTTACCGGGGGCGCCCGACGGGACCCGGAAAAGGCGGTGGCCCGGGCTCGGTTGTCCACATCACGGCGTGCCTGTGGACGGCTTCGGCTCGGCGCCGGTGACGAAGACGATCTCGGCGCCCACCGCATGGACACACTCGACTCGGCCGAAGTCCTTGCCGGACGAACCTCGTGACATCTAACATGTTAGATGTGAGTCTCTCGAAGGTCACTCGCCCGCTGCTGCGCGACGAGGCGTACGACCGCATCCGCCACGCGATCGTCGACGGTTCGCTGCCGCCCGGCGCCCCGCTCCGGGACGCCGATCTCGCCGAGCAGCTCGGCCTGTCGAAAGCCCCCATCCGCCAGGCCCTGCTGCGACTGGCCGACGACGGTCTCGTCGACTCCAAGCCGCAGAGTTACACGCGCGTCTCCGAGGTGATGTCGCCCGACGTCACCGACGCTCGCGAGATCGTCCGGCTGCTGCACGAGTTCGCCGTCCGCCAGGCCGTGCCGAAGGTCGGCCGGGAAGACGTCGCCGCGATGCGCGCGGCCAACGACCGCTTCGCCGCGGCGATCGAGGCCGGCGACATCGCGGCGGCCGTCCGAGCGGACGACGAGCTGCACGACGTCCCGGTCCGGCTGGCCGGGAACGCGGCCGTGGCCGCCACCCTCGACCGCTACACACCACTGCTGCGCCGCCTCGAACACGCGCGGTTCAGCTCGGCGCTCGCCTGGAACTCGGTGGACCGCCACACGCGGCTCATCGACGCCCTGGAAAAGCGCGACACCGACACGGCGGTCTCCGTGATCTCGACCATCTGGACCGACCTGCTGGAGGACCGATGACCCTGGCCGACTTCCCGCGTTTCCCGCTGCTCTTCGGCCCGTCGCCGGTGCACCCCCTGGAACGGCTCACCGGCCACCTCGGCGGTGCGAAGGTCTGGGCCAAGCGCGAAGACGTCAACTCCGGGCTCGCGTACGGCGGCAACAAGACGCGCAAGCTGGAGTACCTCGTCGCCGACGCCCTGGAAGAAGGCGCTGACACGCTCGTTTCGATCGGCGGCGTCCAGTCCAACCACACCCGGCAGGTCGCGGCCGCCGCGGCGCGTGCCGGGCTGAAGGCCGTGCTGGTGCAGGAAAGCTGGGTCGACTGGCACGACCCGCTCTACGACAAGGTCGGCAACATCCAGCTCTCGCGGCTCCTCGGCGCGGACGTCCGGCTGGTCGACGCCGGCTTCGGCATCGGGTTCAAGCAGGCGTGGGAGGACGCCGTCGCGGAGATCGAGGCCGGCGGCGGGAAGCCGTACGCCATCCCGGCCGGTGCGTCGGACCACCGCCTCGGCGGGCTCGGCTTCGCGAACTGGATCGTCGAACTCGAAGCGCAGGAAGAAGAACTGGGTGTCTTCTTCGACACGGTGATCGTCTGCTCGGTCACCGGCAGCACCCAGGGCGGGATGGTCGCCGGGGCCGCGCTGAGCGGCAAACCGCGGCGCATCCTGGGCATCGACGCCTCCGCCAAGCCGGACGAGACCCGCGAGCAGGTCACGCGCATCGCGCGGAACACCGCGGAGCTGATCGGCGCCGGCGAGATCGCGGACGTCGAGCTGGACGACCGGTACCACGCCGGGATCTACGGCATCCCCGACCAGTCCACTGTGGACGCGATCGAGACCTGCGCCCGGCTGGAGGGGATGATCACCGACCCGGTCTACGAAGGAAAATCCATGGCGGGACTCCTCGACCTGGTCGGCCGGGGTGAAATCGGAAGAGGCTCGAACGTGCTCTACGCCCACCTCGGCGGGCAGCCCGCGATCAACGGCTACACGAGCGTCCTGGGCTGATCCCCCCGGGGCCGGGAAGCCGGCCCCGGGGAAGACCTCAGTCCAGCACGCAGAGCACGTCGATCTCGACGAGCAGCTCACCCGGGAGGCCGACGTACACCGTCGTGCGGGCGGCGTGCGGGCCCTCGCCGATGAGCTCGTTGTAGACCTCGTTGAACGGCGCGAAGTGCGCGGTGTCGGTGAGGTAGACGCGCACCATGATCGCGTCGGCGAGGCTCGAACCCGCCTCCTTGAGCACGGCTTCGATGTTCTTGAACGTCTGCCGGGTCTGGCCCGCGACGTCGTCGCCGAC is a window from the Amycolatopsis sp. NBC_00355 genome containing:
- a CDS encoding DUF1844 domain-containing protein produces the protein MSDQPSEQPPYSPEARHLEDIPSVEVISRAAVMLLSAGAERLGLADADPATSPHRDLDEARRLITALAGLITASAEYLGLHAGPLRDGLQSLQKAFREASAVPDAPGQGPGEKYTGPVY
- a CDS encoding GntR family transcriptional regulator, whose protein sequence is MLDVSLSKVTRPLLRDEAYDRIRHAIVDGSLPPGAPLRDADLAEQLGLSKAPIRQALLRLADDGLVDSKPQSYTRVSEVMSPDVTDAREIVRLLHEFAVRQAVPKVGREDVAAMRAANDRFAAAIEAGDIAAAVRADDELHDVPVRLAGNAAVAATLDRYTPLLRRLEHARFSSALAWNSVDRHTRLIDALEKRDTDTAVSVISTIWTDLLEDR
- a CDS encoding 1-aminocyclopropane-1-carboxylate deaminase, yielding MTLADFPRFPLLFGPSPVHPLERLTGHLGGAKVWAKREDVNSGLAYGGNKTRKLEYLVADALEEGADTLVSIGGVQSNHTRQVAAAAARAGLKAVLVQESWVDWHDPLYDKVGNIQLSRLLGADVRLVDAGFGIGFKQAWEDAVAEIEAGGGKPYAIPAGASDHRLGGLGFANWIVELEAQEEELGVFFDTVIVCSVTGSTQGGMVAGAALSGKPRRILGIDASAKPDETREQVTRIARNTAELIGAGEIADVELDDRYHAGIYGIPDQSTVDAIETCARLEGMITDPVYEGKSMAGLLDLVGRGEIGRGSNVLYAHLGGQPAINGYTSVLG
- a CDS encoding RidA family protein yields the protein MSKTAVSTENAPKPPAKFSQAVRKGNLLQVAGQVAFDPATNEIVGDDVAGQTRQTFKNIEAVLKEAGSSLADAIMVRVYLTDTAHFAPFNEVYNELIGEGPHAARTTVYVGLPGELLVEIDVLCVLD